One Sphingopyxis macrogoltabida genomic region harbors:
- a CDS encoding TonB-dependent receptor produces the protein MIVSHKILYGSTAMLIAMAAVPAAAQTDAAAPAAEENDGGDGVIVVTAQRREEALQDVPIAVSAFQGEQLQSTGIDGLRQLSQMAPSLVVPEGGSQSVPYIRGVGSRNITPGNESSAAVYIDGVYQTDKTGILLQTFPEVESIQVLRGPQGTLFGRNATSGAILISTKKPSQDFGGMVEGTFGTDDRGARAYITTGLGENLAFSVSGFYRYETPYITNRNPSNGIGKGTGEEETYGFRANLLFESGDFSAQLQGNYINGYTTPIMAMQPAPGSSLSVGEAVSGVDIRNPKRAYYGEVPPEVRYDSWGMSLHLDYDLGDVAISSTSAYTRSGSGVQLDLDLSPAPVFWFDTDLKGRTWQQELLVSSKGSSPFQWLLGGFYINYRDGYTQLDQYVGLPVPTKLQPHAIPQRLLELSALGLGPTSGLAYIDLSTFVRIESVGLFGEASYEFGQGTKITAGLRYTDETATLDEDNGKVTYVPDGTGGVIAIPQTIGDVCTADPLCDGLSTGFSELTYRLVLDHKFSDDFLVYASYNRGFKSGVYNISSLSARATEPETIDAFEVGLKSQLFDRKLTLNLAGYYYKYDNLQVPVVDPATNTQISINAAKATISGLEAEMSFRPDDRLTLNTSFSTYFKSEYDSFPNCEIYRPAGVGLALATNADCSGEDLPVTPNIMASVSANYKLPLGAAGELELAGLLSYTDKFDHATHGFYPAGVDAGGNPYPAGEGRAPVQKALTTLNLSATFRPLKDNFYVTVWGRDLLNQGDRVFRNMQTTTFGYSTALGRGITGGVTIGFKFGS, from the coding sequence ATGATTGTTTCACACAAAATCTTATATGGTTCGACCGCGATGCTGATCGCGATGGCCGCGGTGCCCGCCGCGGCGCAGACCGACGCGGCGGCGCCCGCCGCCGAGGAGAATGACGGCGGCGACGGCGTTATCGTCGTCACCGCGCAGCGGCGCGAAGAAGCGCTGCAAGACGTGCCGATCGCGGTCTCGGCGTTCCAGGGCGAGCAGCTTCAGTCGACCGGGATCGATGGCCTGCGCCAATTGTCGCAGATGGCGCCCTCGCTGGTGGTGCCCGAGGGCGGCAGCCAGTCGGTGCCCTATATCCGCGGTGTCGGCAGCCGCAACATCACCCCGGGCAATGAGTCCAGCGCGGCGGTCTATATCGACGGCGTCTATCAGACCGACAAGACGGGGATATTGCTTCAGACCTTTCCCGAGGTCGAATCGATCCAGGTGCTGCGCGGGCCGCAGGGGACTTTGTTCGGGCGCAACGCGACCTCGGGCGCGATCCTGATCTCGACGAAAAAGCCGAGCCAGGACTTCGGCGGCATGGTCGAAGGGACCTTCGGCACCGATGATCGCGGCGCGCGCGCCTATATCACCACCGGGCTCGGCGAAAATCTGGCGTTCAGCGTCAGCGGCTTCTATCGCTACGAGACGCCCTATATCACCAACCGCAACCCGTCGAACGGCATCGGCAAGGGTACTGGCGAGGAGGAAACCTATGGTTTCCGGGCCAATTTGCTCTTTGAAAGCGGCGATTTCTCGGCACAGCTACAGGGCAATTACATCAATGGCTATACCACCCCGATCATGGCGATGCAGCCCGCGCCGGGATCGTCCCTCTCGGTCGGCGAGGCGGTATCGGGGGTCGATATCCGCAATCCGAAGCGCGCCTATTATGGTGAGGTGCCGCCCGAGGTGCGTTACGATAGCTGGGGCATGTCGCTCCACCTCGACTATGATCTCGGCGACGTCGCGATCAGCTCGACCAGCGCCTATACGCGCAGCGGTTCGGGGGTTCAGCTCGACCTCGACCTGTCGCCCGCCCCGGTCTTCTGGTTCGACACCGACCTCAAGGGCCGCACCTGGCAACAGGAATTGCTTGTGTCGTCGAAAGGCAGCTCGCCCTTCCAGTGGCTGCTCGGCGGTTTCTATATCAATTATCGCGACGGCTATACGCAACTCGACCAATATGTCGGCCTGCCGGTCCCGACCAAACTCCAGCCGCATGCCATCCCGCAGCGGCTGCTCGAACTGTCGGCGCTCGGCCTCGGGCCGACGTCGGGGCTCGCCTATATCGACCTCAGCACTTTCGTGAGAATCGAATCGGTCGGCCTGTTCGGCGAGGCGTCCTATGAGTTCGGGCAGGGGACGAAGATCACCGCCGGACTGCGTTACACCGACGAGACCGCGACGCTCGACGAGGATAATGGCAAGGTCACCTATGTCCCCGACGGCACCGGCGGGGTCATCGCGATCCCGCAGACGATCGGCGACGTCTGCACTGCCGATCCGCTGTGCGACGGGCTGAGCACCGGCTTCTCGGAACTGACCTATCGCCTCGTGCTCGACCATAAATTCTCGGACGATTTCCTCGTTTATGCGAGCTACAACCGCGGCTTCAAGAGCGGGGTCTACAATATCTCCTCGCTGTCGGCGCGCGCGACCGAGCCCGAGACGATCGATGCTTTCGAGGTCGGACTGAAGTCGCAATTGTTCGACCGCAAGCTGACCCTCAATCTCGCGGGCTATTATTATAAATATGACAATCTGCAGGTGCCGGTCGTCGACCCGGCGACCAACACGCAGATTTCGATCAACGCGGCGAAGGCGACGATTTCGGGGCTGGAAGCTGAAATGTCGTTCCGGCCCGATGACCGGCTGACGCTGAACACCAGCTTCTCGACCTATTTCAAATCGGAATATGACAGCTTCCCGAATTGCGAAATCTATCGCCCTGCGGGGGTCGGCCTGGCGCTGGCGACCAACGCCGATTGTTCGGGCGAGGATCTGCCCGTCACGCCGAATATCATGGCCAGCGTGTCAGCGAACTACAAGCTGCCGCTGGGCGCCGCGGGCGAGCTCGAACTGGCGGGGCTGCTCAGCTATACCGACAAGTTCGACCATGCGACGCACGGTTTCTATCCCGCGGGGGTCGATGCCGGCGGCAACCCCTATCCGGCGGGAGAGGGCAGGGCGCCGGTCCAGAAAGCGCTGACGACGCTCAACCTCTCGGCGACCTTCCGGCCGCTGAAGGATAATTTCTACGTCACCGTCTGGGGCCGCGACCTCCTCAACCAGGGCGACCGCGTATTCCGCAACATGCAGACGACGACATTCGGCTATTCGACGGCGCTCGGCCGCGGGATCACCGGGGGCGTCACGATCGGCTTCAAATTCGGTTCGTGA
- a CDS encoding sulfotransferase family protein produces MTGFDTADGARALAEARATSGIDRREPEEFVAALDAFYHFARRGTPDEAGFAQLDAMAQRLLVNRLRFADDLARHPEILDENVADPIVVIGFPRSGTTVLQRMMSADPAMQSLKFWRLLNPAPFPGEAPHEPGGRLVFAEAVADAIRIGNPALHAAHPAVADDADEDWNLHHLSFQHVGHIYTGVPDADYLEYLRTLPRRPSYAYVADLLRYLQWQDGGRRGRKWILKSPVHVGHLEEMLAFHPGATFVYPRRDFRTVVASFCNALEAAQQPYLTRQPAAIGRIALEYWVPEMHRFQQARARLGNRLKMIEVDYRDMLADPIRHIRSFYEQAGLALSDTGETAIRTWIADNPAGKHGINQYSLERYELTEAMVDDAFGFLDANPSTETQLHV; encoded by the coding sequence ATGACCGGTTTTGATACGGCGGACGGCGCGCGCGCGTTGGCGGAAGCGCGTGCAACAAGCGGTATCGACCGCCGCGAGCCCGAGGAGTTCGTCGCCGCGCTCGATGCCTTCTATCATTTCGCGCGCCGGGGCACCCCGGACGAAGCCGGCTTCGCGCAGCTCGACGCGATGGCACAGCGCCTCCTCGTCAACCGGCTGCGCTTCGCCGACGATCTCGCGCGCCACCCCGAGATCCTCGACGAGAATGTTGCCGACCCGATCGTCGTCATTGGTTTCCCGCGCAGCGGCACCACCGTGCTGCAGCGCATGATGTCGGCCGACCCCGCGATGCAGTCGCTCAAATTCTGGCGCCTGCTCAACCCTGCTCCCTTCCCGGGCGAGGCGCCGCACGAACCCGGCGGGCGACTGGTTTTCGCCGAAGCTGTCGCCGATGCGATCCGCATCGGCAATCCCGCACTCCACGCCGCGCACCCCGCGGTCGCCGACGATGCCGACGAGGACTGGAACCTCCACCATCTGAGCTTCCAGCATGTCGGCCATATCTACACCGGCGTGCCCGACGCCGATTATCTCGAATATCTGCGCACCCTGCCGCGCCGTCCGAGCTATGCCTATGTCGCCGACCTGCTGCGCTATCTGCAATGGCAGGACGGCGGGCGCCGCGGCCGCAAATGGATTCTGAAAAGCCCGGTTCATGTCGGCCATCTCGAGGAGATGCTGGCCTTTCACCCCGGCGCGACCTTCGTCTATCCGCGCCGCGATTTTCGCACCGTCGTCGCCTCCTTCTGCAACGCGCTCGAGGCCGCGCAGCAGCCGTATCTGACGCGCCAGCCCGCCGCGATCGGGCGCATCGCGCTCGAATATTGGGTGCCCGAAATGCACCGCTTCCAGCAGGCGCGCGCCCGGCTGGGCAACCGGCTCAAGATGATCGAGGTCGATTATCGCGATATGCTCGCCGACCCGATCCGACATATCCGCAGCTTCTACGAACAGGCCGGCCTCGCCTTGTCCGATACGGGCGAGACCGCGATCCGGACGTGGATCGCCGACAATCCCGCCGGCAAGCACGGCATAAACCAATATTCGCTCGAACGGTACGAACTGACCGAGGCGATGGTCGACGATGCCTTCGGCTTCCTCGACGCCAACCCGAGCACGGAGACCCAGCTACATGTCTGA